Proteins encoded by one window of candidate division KSB1 bacterium:
- a CDS encoding NADH:ubiquinone reductase (Na(+)-transporting) subunit D: protein MKAKKLLFDPIFNNNPIGLQILGICSALAVTSKMETAVVMSLAVTMVVGFSNLAVSLVRNHVSSSIRILVEMTVIASLVIIADQIIKAYAFSVSKQLSVYVGLIITNCIVLGRAEAFALKNPPLPSFLDGIGNGLGYSFVLLTVAFIRELFGSGKLFGHQILPIYTEGGWYMPNGLLVLPPSAFFLIGFFIWIVRTFKPEQVEEE, encoded by the coding sequence ATGAAGGCTAAGAAACTGCTCTTTGATCCGATCTTTAACAACAATCCTATCGGCCTGCAGATTTTAGGCATCTGCTCGGCGTTGGCGGTCACGTCAAAAATGGAAACCGCGGTGGTCATGTCGTTGGCCGTTACGATGGTAGTCGGTTTTTCCAACCTCGCCGTCAGCCTGGTGCGCAACCATGTATCGAGCAGCATCCGCATCCTGGTCGAAATGACCGTCATCGCCTCGTTGGTCATCATTGCCGACCAAATCATCAAAGCGTACGCTTTCAGCGTAAGCAAACAACTGTCGGTCTATGTCGGGTTGATCATCACCAACTGCATCGTGTTGGGACGCGCCGAGGCGTTCGCACTCAAGAATCCGCCGCTGCCCAGCTTTCTCGACGGCATCGGCAACGGCTTGGGCTACAGCTTTGTCCTGTTGACCGTGGCATTCATCCGCGAGTTGTTCGGCTCCGGTAAACTCTTCGGCCACCAGATTCTGCCGATTTACACCGAAGGCGGCTGGTATATGCCCAACGGATTATTGGTATTGCCGCCCAGTGCTTTTTTCCTGATCGGATTTTTCATCTGGATCGTCCGCACCTTCAAGCCCGAGCAAGTTGAAGAGGAGTGA
- a CDS encoding Na(+)-translocating NADH-quinone reductase subunit C, protein MASNDSTKKILTVALGVCLVCSVLVSASAVSLRSRQERNKELDKIKNILTAGALPVKGADVFQLFRENIQTIVVDLESGRALDLGELPAGFDPAKFNIKEAADSRDFGKALPPEKDLIGMQRIPRLIPVYEVISDGRVSKLILPIYGKGLWSTLYGFLALNADLTTVEGITFYEHGETPGLGGEVDNPNWKAKWHGKRAFDDQGHLKLHVLKGAPDPNDPEAIYQIDGLSGATLTTRGLDAMVRFWLGEDGYGRFLARLKEEAHHEG, encoded by the coding sequence ATGGCGTCCAATGATTCGACCAAAAAGATCCTGACGGTTGCTTTGGGCGTCTGCCTGGTCTGCTCGGTGCTGGTGTCGGCCTCGGCCGTCAGTCTGCGCAGCCGGCAGGAGCGCAACAAGGAACTGGACAAGATTAAAAACATCCTTACGGCAGGCGCTCTGCCGGTAAAGGGTGCCGACGTTTTTCAATTGTTTCGTGAGAATATTCAGACGATTGTAGTCGATTTAGAAAGCGGTCGCGCCCTTGATCTTGGCGAGTTGCCTGCAGGCTTTGATCCGGCAAAATTCAACATCAAAGAAGCTGCCGACAGCCGCGATTTCGGAAAGGCGTTGCCGCCTGAGAAGGACCTGATCGGGATGCAGCGGATTCCGCGCTTAATACCCGTCTACGAGGTAATCAGCGACGGCCGCGTGAGCAAGCTGATTCTACCGATCTACGGCAAAGGGCTATGGTCCACACTCTACGGTTTTTTGGCCTTGAACGCCGATTTGACGACGGTCGAAGGCATTACGTTTTATGAACACGGGGAGACGCCCGGCCTGGGCGGCGAAGTGGACAACCCCAACTGGAAGGCCAAGTGGCACGGCAAGCGGGCTTTTGACGATCAAGGACATCTCAAACTGCATGTGCTCAAGGGCGCGCCGGACCCCAATGATCCCGAGGCAATTTACCAAATCGACGGCTTGTCGGGCGCTACACTAACGACCCGCGGCTTGGATGCGATGGTCCGCTTTTGGCTCGGCGAAGACGGTTACGGCCGTTTTCTGGCTCGTTTGAAGGAGGAGGCGCATCATGAAGGCTAA